In the genome of Chrysoperla carnea chromosome 5, inChrCarn1.1, whole genome shotgun sequence, the window tactaaaatattgatttaaagacaaaactattataatgaacatgaaattattacttattaatagGCCGatgaataaatataagtacattGAACGTCGAAGAGTTATTCTACTTCTTcaattaaatatgataatatgATGAACATGTGCGGAAATTTCCCATTTGAATGGTCATATAAACGCACAAAGCTTACATCGATATAATACGTATTacctattttgtaataaaaatagtttaaaatgatcCACAAACtgtcataatgaaaataaaaaatctgaatCACGACATTTTCAGTAGTTTCTTGTGAGATATACACACAAATACGAATAATGttaccattttatttattgagatGACCAGCACTTACTGGCCATCGAAAAAGTAGAATAACTCTTTGAACAAAAGTTACAATGTaaggtttaattaaaattaaattaactttacaaaattcaattgtaaaataaaaaattacattgtttTCTAAACCACAACTCTTTATAAAGAatgaaagcttttttttatcatttgtcGAAATTCTTAcgctatttacaaattttaaaataattttggttttttttaacaataactgCTTATTTTTTGTGAATCGTGCAAAAAATTCAACTATCTAGAGATTATTTTCTAGTAAATGATAAATATAGACCTAACGTGATTGCTCCAACAAAAACAACAGCCACGGCATATACTACAAACCTCTGTTGAATTGATCTTATAATCATTGAATTCATAACGCGTGATGATCTTCCCAACTCTTCATCTGTATCTCTCagctaaagtttaaaaaaaagaactaatcaataatgattattaatattaatcaaggACAGAGTTCaagttaattgttttttctcGACGCACGTTCTGAATGGTTTTTGCGTACATATATATCTcgatgttattaataaaattggtaTAAAGCTAGTAATTCAAAGATTAAGGCTATGACCACTTTTTTGATATGCATCTTAATCAACAGCATGCGTCTTAATCAACATTTTAAGCAATCTTTGACTGTTACTCGTGAAATGtgatcattattattatgattttccgttatttttaatgttacatTCGTTTTTCTTATGGTTTACCACCCAGACAAACTATActatcaaaaacgaaaataagagTTACTAGGATGAGTTGGTTAATGAAAACGATGAACAGAAACATcccattttacaaaaattaaaactgaaaaaatactTACTCTTTGCCTGGATCTTTGTATGGTTTCTCTTTGGCTACTTAAATCTTGTAATACTTGTGAACCAACTTGTTCTGTTTCTAACAACACTCGATAACTATTGCTTAAATTATTTCCAGTTCGTTCAATACGTTCTGAATTATCTAACAACCGACGTTTTTGATCCTCGGTTAAACGAACATCCGCATATTCATCTAAGGAATCATAGCCTGTATTAAATGTTGAACTGCGTGAGTTTGCAAATTCTTGACATAATCTTTTTAATTCTGATCTATAACAATCTAATCGTGTTCGATATCTTTGTCTTTGAGTGCTGTCTACTTCTCGTACTTCCAATTCCATTTGCTCCAACTGTAAATCATTTTACCGgcttttattaaatgataaaaatatatattaaaatataaacttacaaGTTCTTTTGCTTCATCGACATGCTTTTCGATGTCATTGATATAATGCCGTTTTTCATCTAAAATCATAAAACAAGCAACGTAAACATATGtaagtgtcaaatttgacagccttaaaaactgttaattttcaattaaacaaagaggCCAAAAGAATTTCgttgtaaaacataaaatttataaataagtttaaaaaacttaattaccAGTGGTTGCGATATTGAATCGTCCAATTTGTGCAGTAATATCAGCCGTAAGTACAGCATATTGTTGTTCATAACTGTCAAAAAGTGTAGCCATTTTTTAATTAGGTGCACAGACTTATTAAATACATGCTGGTAGCGCTGTTATTAAAACATGGcttttaattactataattttttcttctatgCTTTAGAATTAGatcatattcaaatatatgACTGTGCTTTTGATGAGCTATGCTTGATGCTGGTTTTAAGCGTCAAATTAGGGttccatctagttgaaaaaatAGAGTATGCTCAGCgtcaaatagttaaaaataataacaacaaagtATAAAAGTAATTACCTAACCTCACTTTAATAAAACACATGGAAATGGTGAATATGAATTGTGGATTTATCagagaagaaaaataattactctACTTTCAAAATGAGTTCTGAGAATAAAAGCTTTTTTCGTTATGAGCACAATCTAACCTGACCACGTAACCTAGTTTGACGATCAATTTCAGCGACAAGCGTCAACATCAAAATACATCTTAAGATgtcgaaatttaaaaacacattattcACACAGTTTACGCAAATATCTTTTCATTTTGGTCAGGACCTCAATACTGAAATACTTGTTAGTTCCTTTTGGTACAGAAACGAGAAAATTATGGATCCAAACAGAGAATATATCGAGTCTCTTGATCCAAATATGCCATCTTAGAGCTTATCTAGCCGAGTCTTGGATTACAATCCATGGTGTAAACTTCTGTTGTTTATCAATATACAACAgaatgtgaaatttttatgattgaaCTGTCTATATTTAGCTACGTCTGTggttaagattttatttttgcagATGGCACTATTGTGCTGCTACTTCCCTTTCCTTAGTAAACTAAAATAGGTTCGTGTTTgttggtatattttttaattatttttatccatgtttatctattataaatattaattatttatatcgaaATTAGTTCAATCTTTTCGAAAATAGTTACATGTGTttcatgtaaattatatttctagtaaataatatctaatttgTGATAATTTCCTAGGTCCAAGATGGTTCAACGTCTAACCTACAGACGACGATTGTCGTACAACACAAAATCAAACAAACGCCGagtgtaagtaatttttttataattttatccacTGGAATCTATTTTTTCTATGTAATTACTGTCATTTTAAACTATACTAGAAACATTCTTCGGGGATGTGTAAATTAGTATTTAGAGGTTATGTTTGTGTTCCATGCGAAAAATTTGCAATGATTATTTCGACGTTCCCTAAAAATAAgagataattttgtaatatttatattaattgataCATAAAGACTCTTacggtaataaattttttgaattaagttGTTTGCGTGTATAATATGTAAGGTTAAAACGAATGATTTATTAGAAATGATAATTTGGTCATTGTAGAAAcatcttttttattgtttttgtcttTACTCATTATACTTTgttccaaaattatttactttgagTGATTTTCACATTTTGGTTTTCTTTGTGTCCGATTTTTGATTCAGATCGTATTATTCGCTGAAAAGATATGTTATTTCacctaagtaatattttttaacatcaaattCATCTTAATATCTTGTAATTACATTAAGATTAGAGACCAGATTCTCAAATATTCTACGAGACTTATTTTTGTCGAaacaactttaattaaaatattttccattgtaGCAATGCgactaaatcaaatttttaaagcgttaaCTGAATGTGATTTTACGGACATCGAATATTCGGCTTGTTTTTAGAAAGAaaggaatattaaaatattaacttcaaaaatatttatagacagTTGAATCTCAGATTGAAATAATTCGTTGGAATTCATTTGGGTTTGCGAATTTTCTGTGTAAACGCTTAGGCTGTTAAGAACTAcctcacttaaaaatattatttccactTTTGCTAAatgtttgttattgttttatGCTATTCGTACACCCTTatgtataacaaattttaattcttgataaccccattttaaaatttaaatgatgaaaatttagGCTAGAGTACTGAAGTAATTTAAATTACTCTATTTGCTGAAAAAATAGCATCTGAAttctgtatttttaattttttgaaatttttgttttgttaattgtacaatttttaataattttatttatgatttctaGTGTACGCACACCAGGTGGAAAATTAGTATaccaatatttgaaaaaatcaaagaaaatccCAAGATGTGGACAGTGCAAAGATAAACTCAGAGGTATCCAACCAGCCCGACCATTAGAACGAACACGTATGTGTCGACGAAAGAAGACTGTACGAAGAGCATATGGAGGTGTACTTTGCCACAAGTGTGTTAAAGAACGTATTGTTAGGGCTTTCCTCATTGAAGAACAAAAGATTGTAGTAAAAGTTCTTAAAGCCCAAAAAGCATCCACAAAAGCTAAAAAAGAGACGAAGTAAAtgtaaagttttttctattaataaataattatttaaaaacttcaataaattttgtttttctttgtaaaatccttagaaataatttttgatagctTAATAATTTCATAGTTTGATCCAGAATTCAAGAATATCAAATAATCTCGAGAGTTACtaaaagtatcaaaattttattaaagagaaAGAAGCTATTAAGCGAGTGTTCGTAATTTGTAGGTTACAATtatcaaaatacata includes:
- the LOC123300050 gene encoding 60S ribosomal protein L34-like yields the protein MVQRLTYRRRLSYNTKSNKRRVVRTPGGKLVYQYLKKSKKIPRCGQCKDKLRGIQPARPLERTRMCRRKKTVRRAYGGVLCHKCVKERIVRAFLIEEQKIVVKVLKAQKASTKAKKETK
- the LOC123300778 gene encoding vesicle transport through interaction with t-SNAREs homolog 1A, translated to MATLFDSYEQQYAVLTADITAQIGRFNIATTDEKRHYINDIEKHVDEAKELLEQMELEVREVDSTQRQRYRTRLDCYRSELKRLCQEFANSRSSTFNTGYDSLDEYADVRLTEDQKRRLLDNSERIERTGNNLSNSYRVLLETEQVGSQVLQDLSSQRETIQRSRQRLRDTDEELGRSSRVMNSMIIRSIQQRFVVYAVAVVFVGAITLGLYLSFTRK